In Gimesia benthica, a single window of DNA contains:
- a CDS encoding stage II sporulation protein M, translating to MMNKHKFIQQRRPQWKRFEEFLYGTSRKSLSKLEAEQITEFSRLLREVSHDLATIRSRGWGHDLISYLNDLVARGHNLFYGAPPSNLSVFYRYVSLEFPRLFRANIGYFLTACLLFFLPLGISWYVVQNNPSLASRVIPEEIMSRFDTMYSDHGESDPDNASEEGSESEPEGRSSFGDERATMAGFYINNNVGIALKCFALGILLGIGTVYTLLFNGIFLGAVSGYVISQGHGERFLSFVISHGSFELTAIAVAGGAGLMLGNALIHPGQRTRFQSLQVRGLEAVQIAGGAAVMLVVAALIEAFWSPSDVSPMLKYSVGSVLWLIVFLYLAFAGLQSDETGETAAQPGPSEKPGELPSA from the coding sequence ATGATGAATAAGCATAAGTTCATTCAGCAACGCAGACCCCAGTGGAAACGATTCGAAGAGTTTCTGTACGGCACCTCCCGCAAATCCCTGTCCAAACTGGAGGCGGAACAGATCACGGAATTTTCCCGGCTGCTCCGAGAAGTTTCTCACGATCTGGCCACCATTCGGTCTCGCGGTTGGGGACACGACCTGATCTCTTACCTGAACGATCTGGTCGCGCGAGGACATAACCTGTTTTATGGCGCCCCGCCCAGCAATCTCTCCGTTTTTTATAGATATGTGTCCCTCGAATTTCCCCGTCTGTTTCGTGCCAATATTGGCTACTTCCTGACAGCCTGCCTGTTGTTCTTTCTGCCGCTGGGGATCAGCTGGTATGTGGTGCAGAACAATCCCAGTCTCGCCTCGCGGGTCATCCCCGAAGAAATCATGTCCCGCTTTGACACGATGTATTCAGACCATGGCGAGTCTGATCCGGACAATGCGAGCGAGGAAGGGTCAGAGTCGGAACCAGAAGGGCGATCCAGCTTTGGAGATGAACGGGCAACGATGGCCGGTTTCTATATCAACAATAATGTGGGCATTGCACTGAAATGTTTTGCACTGGGAATTCTGCTCGGGATTGGCACCGTTTATACCCTCCTGTTTAACGGAATTTTTCTGGGAGCCGTCTCCGGTTACGTCATCAGCCAGGGACACGGTGAGCGTTTTTTAAGCTTCGTTATCTCGCACGGTTCTTTTGAACTGACGGCCATTGCCGTTGCGGGAGGCGCCGGACTGATGCTGGGAAATGCCCTGATTCATCCGGGTCAGAGAACGCGATTTCAGTCGTTGCAGGTTCGCGGACTGGAAGCAGTGCAAATCGCAGGCGGCGCAGCTGTCATGCTGGTGGTAGCGGCATTGATCGAAGCCTTCTGGTCTCCCTCTGATGTATCCCCCATGTTGAAGTACAGTGTCGGCAGTGTGCTCTGGTTGATTGTTTTTCTGTACCTCGCCTTTGCCGGACTTCAGTCTGATGAAACGGGAGAGACCGCGGCTCAACCAGGTCCTTCTGAGAAACCAGGGGAGCTTCCATCGGCATGA
- a CDS encoding RDD family protein — protein MATATSELDLAQTSAVYQEEVYSNQPRKLSLDMQIETPENVILTYQLAGPAQRYLAYLIDLIIRMVVMIGLLMFVMPMMSLVLPGTALGLFLVLMFLNTWGYYTISEGFFKGQSIGKHFCGIRVIREGGYPITFWPAVLRNLVRSADAIMFYGIGITSMLLTRRFQRLGDLAAGTVVIQERSLKLPRKPVILDKIKPLDKNEIGSFLPRDEVLSLIDEFIGRRHVLTYERGHALAGILAQNLADRLHYSGDPKKVTHYPMAFLAAVYKTFSFSQAEEEQDVVSEYLKQSGFGEFHDE, from the coding sequence ATGGCGACCGCAACTTCAGAACTGGACCTGGCGCAGACCTCAGCCGTCTATCAGGAAGAGGTCTATTCTAATCAGCCTCGAAAACTGAGCCTGGACATGCAGATTGAGACCCCAGAGAATGTCATTCTGACCTACCAGCTGGCAGGGCCAGCACAACGTTATCTGGCCTATCTGATTGATCTTATCATCCGCATGGTTGTCATGATTGGATTACTGATGTTCGTCATGCCGATGATGAGTCTGGTCTTGCCCGGAACCGCCCTCGGCCTGTTCCTGGTTCTGATGTTCCTCAATACCTGGGGTTACTACACGATCTCAGAAGGATTCTTCAAAGGACAATCCATCGGGAAACACTTTTGCGGCATCCGCGTGATCCGTGAAGGGGGCTACCCGATTACCTTCTGGCCCGCCGTACTGAGAAACCTCGTGCGAAGTGCCGATGCGATCATGTTCTATGGAATCGGCATCACCTCCATGCTGCTGACACGTCGCTTCCAGAGACTTGGGGATCTGGCTGCCGGCACGGTTGTGATCCAGGAGCGTTCGCTGAAACTCCCCCGGAAACCCGTGATTCTGGATAAAATCAAACCCCTCGACAAAAATGAAATCGGCAGCTTCCTTCCGCGAGACGAAGTCCTGTCGCTGATTGACGAATTCATCGGTCGCCGTCATGTTTTGACCTATGAACGGGGGCATGCCCTGGCCGGAATTCTGGCACAAAACCTGGCCGATCGACTGCACTATTCCGGGGACCCGAAAAAAGTGACTCACTACCCCATGGCATTTCTGGCAGCCGTCTATAAAACATTCAGCTTCAGTCAGGCCGAAGAAGAACAGGATGTGGTCTCCGAATACCTGAAACAGTCTGGCTTCGGGGAGTTCCATGATGAATAA
- a CDS encoding prenyltransferase/squalene oxidase repeat-containing protein yields the protein MLSSRRVLSFVGICAVAWAALASVSFAADAPAKSVDAEKLQKIRKAGINYLKNSQLEDGLWTTETVPGISALVTTALLESGVPASDPVVAKALKRLEGYIQKDGGIYYSKSNHRNYETCISIMALHAANKDGRYDQTIKNAEKFLRGLQWDKGEGIESSDTFYGGAGYGGHQRPDLSNTQFLIEALRKAGVKSDDPAIQKALVFVSRTQNLESEFNTTPFASKVNDGGFYYTPAAGGTSQAGTTPDGGLRSYGSMTYAGLKSMIFAGVDEKDKRVKAATEWIRRHYTLKENPGMGLMGLYYYFHTFAKALDAMQVDEFKDEKGTAHNWRAELVNQLAELQNENGSWTNTQKRWYESDPNLATAYALLALSYCQPAK from the coding sequence ATGTTATCGAGCAGACGAGTTTTGAGTTTTGTCGGAATCTGTGCAGTGGCCTGGGCTGCGCTGGCTTCAGTCAGTTTTGCTGCCGACGCACCGGCCAAATCAGTCGATGCGGAGAAGTTGCAGAAGATCCGGAAAGCCGGCATCAATTATTTAAAAAACAGCCAGCTGGAAGACGGTCTGTGGACGACTGAAACCGTGCCCGGTATCAGTGCACTGGTCACGACTGCCTTGCTGGAAAGTGGTGTGCCCGCCAGCGATCCCGTTGTGGCGAAAGCCCTGAAGCGACTGGAAGGTTACATTCAGAAAGATGGCGGGATTTACTACTCGAAAAGTAATCACCGTAACTATGAAACCTGTATCTCGATCATGGCGCTGCATGCAGCCAATAAAGATGGTCGTTATGATCAGACCATCAAGAATGCAGAGAAGTTTCTCCGCGGTCTGCAGTGGGATAAAGGGGAAGGAATCGAGTCTTCTGACACCTTTTATGGTGGTGCCGGCTACGGCGGACATCAGCGTCCTGACCTTTCCAATACCCAGTTTCTGATCGAAGCGCTGCGGAAGGCCGGAGTGAAATCAGACGACCCTGCAATTCAGAAGGCACTCGTGTTCGTATCGCGGACTCAGAACCTGGAATCGGAATTTAATACGACGCCCTTTGCTTCGAAAGTCAACGATGGCGGTTTCTATTACACGCCAGCAGCGGGGGGAACTTCGCAGGCGGGGACAACTCCGGATGGCGGACTGCGTTCTTATGGCAGCATGACCTATGCAGGTCTGAAAAGCATGATTTTTGCCGGCGTTGATGAGAAGGATAAGCGGGTCAAAGCCGCTACCGAGTGGATCCGACGTCATTATACGTTGAAGGAAAATCCCGGCATGGGGCTGATGGGTCTGTATTACTACTTCCATACTTTTGCGAAAGCACTGGATGCGATGCAGGTCGATGAGTTTAAAGATGAAAAGGGAACGGCCCACAACTGGCGGGCCGAACTGGTCAATCAACTGGCTGAACTGCAAAACGAAAACGGCAGCTGGACCAACACTCAAAAACGCTGGTATGAATCAGATCCCAATCTGGCAACCGCCTATGCGTTGCTGGCGTTGAGTTACTGTCAGCCCGCGAAATAA
- a CDS encoding creatininase family protein: MSQSESSEILLPKLTRREFRERMQSGELKACIIPVAATEQHLEHLAMEHDWRSVMLVATEAARLLAPEVLVAPSMNIGISEHHMRHPGTLSALPGSWLSVLFDTIRSMHHAGFHNILVLNGHGGNIAPCLGMWGQFQQRLEINLHFESYWNLLPEEIALANLKTERWPGHAQEFETAFAMAAFPENVRHDAMQDQEDKEPLEATAEAGQKMIDEIVKQVAGYVSSMIDGSNTVEIPPFHP, encoded by the coding sequence ATGTCACAATCTGAATCAAGTGAAATCCTGCTCCCCAAACTGACCCGCCGCGAATTCCGCGAGCGTATGCAGTCCGGCGAACTGAAAGCCTGCATCATCCCCGTGGCAGCCACAGAGCAGCATTTGGAACACCTGGCCATGGAGCATGACTGGAGAAGCGTCATGCTGGTCGCAACCGAGGCCGCTCGCCTGCTGGCACCAGAAGTTCTGGTGGCACCTTCCATGAATATTGGAATCAGCGAACACCACATGCGACACCCCGGCACATTATCCGCGTTGCCCGGCAGCTGGCTGAGCGTGCTGTTTGACACCATTCGCAGTATGCACCATGCGGGCTTTCATAACATCCTGGTGCTCAACGGTCATGGCGGAAATATTGCCCCCTGCCTGGGAATGTGGGGACAGTTCCAGCAGCGGCTGGAAATCAATCTGCATTTCGAGTCCTACTGGAATCTACTCCCGGAAGAAATTGCCCTGGCGAATCTGAAGACAGAGCGCTGGCCCGGTCATGCCCAGGAATTCGAAACGGCATTTGCTATGGCGGCATTCCCGGAAAATGTCCGGCACGATGCGATGCAGGATCAGGAAGACAAAGAACCTCTGGAAGCCACTGCAGAGGCGGGGCAGAAGATGATAGACGAGATCGTCAAACAGGTCGCCGGGTACGTCTCAAGCATGATCGACGGCAGCAATACGGTAGAAATCCCCCCGTTTCATCCCTGA